CCCGGTGAACCTGACCGGACCGGCGCCGGTGACCAACGCCGAGTTCACCACCGCCTTCGGCCGTGCGGTCAATCGCCCGACGCCGATGGCCGTGCCCGGTTTCGCGGTGCGCGCGGCGCTGGGGGAATTCGCCGACGAGGGTCTGCTCACGGGCCAACGCGCCATTCCGACGGCCTTGGAGCAGGCGGGTTTTCAGTTCCACCACAACACGATTGGCGAGGCACTCGCTTACGCCACGGCCCGTCGCGAGCAGGATTAACTACCCGCGCCGAACCCATTTCGCACCAGCGGCTTCTGCGGTATCTTCCTTTCCGGCGTGTATCAGCCGACGCCTCGGAGCTACGGACCAAGTGAGACCAATGGAGACCAGTGACTGCCTCGGTTTTTCATGACGTGAAAAAGGAGGGGCCGCTCTACGCACTCTTCCTCAACTGCACCCTGAAGAAGGGGCCGGAGGTTTCCAATACCGAGGCGCTGTGCAATTTGCTCATCGAAAGACTGCGGGCCCACGAACCGGACATAGAAACAGAGATCGTCCGCGTCGTCGATTACGACGTGAAGCCCGGCATCGGCAACGATGAAGGCGACGGCGACGAGTGGCCGGTCATTCTGGAAAAAGTCAAGCGCTGCAACATCATCGTGCCCGCCATGCCCATCTGGATGGGGGTGCGCTCGTCGGTGATGCAGCGGGTTATCGAACGTCTGGACGGCACCACTAAGACGGTGATGTGCGAGCGCACCGGTCAGTTTCCGCTCTACGGAACGGTCGCCGGGTGCGTGGTCACCGGCAACGAGGACGGCAGCCATGACTGCGTCGCCAATACCTTCGCGAACCTGCTGCACTTCGGGGTGACGGTGCCACCCAACACCGACCTCTACTGGGTGGGCGATGCCGGGCCGGGTGCGAGCTATATCGAAGCAGGTGGCGAACTGTCGCCCTACGTGCGGCGCAACGCCGAACTGACGGCGCTCAACCTGCTCTTCGGTGCGAAGCTGCTGCGGGACAACCCGTACACCATCAACATCGCACGGCACAACGCAATCATGATGCAGCGCAACGAAGTCAAGGCCGCCGCGATGAAGCTTGCCATCGGCTACCTGCGCGAAAACATGCCGGATTGATCGATCGTTTCGAAAAGCTTTGTCAGTCAACGAGAAAGGTCGGTGTTATGGGACTGGCCGAGTTGGTCGCGGGTCTCGGTGTCGCCGATGTGGTCGACGCGATGACGATGACGCACCAGCACCGCGCACACATCATCGAACTGGACAGCCCGGATCCGAGCCGCGTCCTCATCGGCCCGGCCCTGACGATTTCATATCTTCCCGTGCGCAAGGACCTGATGGATCCGGAGAAGCACAGCCTCGGCCCGGCCATCTACCGGGCCGTTGGCACGCATGACCCCGCCGGCGCCGTACTGGTGATGGCGTCCAACGGCTACCCGCACACCTCCCTGGGCGGTGGCACCAAGCTCAGCAGGGTGGAAAACCTTGGGATGGCAGGCATTCTCGCCGACGGCATGCTGCGCGACTACGAAGAACTCAATACGTACCGGTTCGCCACCTACAGCCGTGGGGAAACCGTGCGCGCCGGCGGCAACGAGATCCAGCCCTACCTGGCCGACGTTCCGATCGCCGTCGGCGGGGTCACCGTCGTGCCCGGTGATGTCATCTTCGCGAAAGGCTCTACGGCCGTGGTGATCCCGGGTGCGCAGGCCGAGGCGATCCTGACCAGGGCGCGCAACATCATGCACAAGATGGACGCCGTCAAGGAGACCCTGAAGAACGAAGACCCCGCGACCGTGCTCAGTCAGGGCAGCGGGGAGCTGTGAACGAAGCCGCGGGCTAGCCGGCCTGCGCCTTCGAATCCGCTTCCCGCCAGGGCCATTTGCCGGTCATCTCTACGGTCAGTGAGAGGCTGAGGAAGGTCCGGATGGCCACGACGCCGGCCAGTGCGGCGACGTGCTGCGTGTTGGGCGTGACGACGATCGTCTTCACGATGTCGCCTGCGACCAGGAATTCCAGGCCGATCAAGATCGCACGTCCGAGGTTGTTGCGCAGGTCGCGGTAAGCCTGGCCGGGCTCGCGCGCGACACGGGTGAGGAACAGCGAACAGGCGATCACGCAGCCGATCACGATCACCGAGACACCTGCGACATCGATGGCCGAGCCGACGTGGTCCACGATCTGCAGCAGATTCATGGCAGGCAGATTAGCGGCTGGTAGAGCCGTTGGGCGGGCGCCTGGCGTAACGTCGCTGAGGTGACGGGTTCAATCCGGTCCAGTGCCGCCCCGATCGATGTGCGGCAGCTCGGCACGATCGACTACCGCGACGCCTGGCAGTTGCAGCGCGAGCTGGCCGACGCCCGGGTCGCGGGCGGACCCGACACCCTGCTGCTGCTGGAGCATCCCGCCGTTTACACCGCCGGCCGGCGCACCGAACCGCACGAACGGCCGCAGGACGGCACTCCCGTCGTCGACACCGATCGCGGCGGCAAGATCACCTGGCACGGCCCCGGACAGCTGGTCGGCTATCCGATCATCGGGCTGGCCGAACCGCTCGACGTGGTGAACTACGTGCGAGTCCTCGAGGAGGCGCTCATCCAGGTGTGTGCCGATGTCGGCCTGGAAACCGGGCGGGTGGACGGACGGTCCGGGGTCTGGGTTCCGGGCGGGCCCGCCCGCAAGATCGCCGCGATCGGGGTTCGGGTGGCGCGTTCGACGACGCTGCACGGGTTCGCCCTGAACTGCGACTGCGACCTGGCGTCCTTCACCACGATCGTCCCGTGCGGCATCACCGACGCCGGGGTCACCTCGTTGTCCGCCGAACTGGGCCGGCGCATCGCCCCGGATGACGTCAGAACCGCTGTGGCTATCGCCGTGTGTGAGGCTCTGGACGGGTTGCTGCCGGTACGGGATCACTTGGCCGGCCGCGTAGCATCGACTACGTGACTGTCGCTCCTCAGGGTCGGAAGCTGCTGCGCCTCGAGGTGCGCAACGCCCAGACTCCGATCGAGCGCAAGCCGCCGTGGATCAAGACCCGGGCCAAGATGGGACCGGAGTACACCGAGCTCAAGAGCCTGGTCCGGCGCGAGGGCCTGCACACCGTCTGCGAAGAGGCCGGCTGCCCCAACATCTTCGAATGCTGGGAGGACCGGGAGGCGACGTTTCTGATCGGCGGCGACCAGTGCACCCGGCGGTGCGACTTCTGCCAGATCGACACCGGCAAGCCCGCCGAACTCGATCGCGACGAGCCGCGCCGGGTGGCCGAGAGCGTGCAGACCATGGGACTGCGCTACGCCACGATTACCGGCGTCGCCCGCGATGACCTGCCCGACGGCGGCGCCTGGCTGTACGCCGAAACGGTGCGGGCCATCAAGGAGCTCAACCCGTCGACGGGCGTCGAACTGTTGGTTCCGGATTTCAACGGTGAGCCCGACCGGCTCACCGAGGTCTTCGAGTCCCGTCCGGAAGTGTTGGCGCACAACGTCGAAACCGTGCCGCGCATCTTCAAGCGGATCCGCCCGGCCTTCACCTACCAGCGCAGTCTCGATGTGCTCACCGCGGCACGCGACTTCGGCCTGGTCACCAAGAGCAACCTCATCCTCGGCCTGGGCGAGACTCCCGACGAGGTGCACACCGCGCTGGCCGATCTGCATGCGGCCGGCTGCGACATCGTCACCATCACCCAGTACCTGCGGCCCACCGCCCGTCACCACCCGGTGGAACGCTGGGTGACCCCGGACGAGTTCGTCGAGTTCGCCCGGTTCGCCGAAGGAGTGGGCTTTGCCGGGGTCCTGGCCGGGCCATTGGTTCGCTCTTCCTACCGGGCCGGCCGGCTCTACGAGCAGGCCCGCGTGGCGCGAACCTCGGCGTCCGGTTAACCGGCGCGTACGTATCCTTAGTGACTATGGCGAAATCCCGAACTGCTGCTGAGAACAAGGCCGCCAAGGCCGAGGCGGCGGCCGCCCGCAAGGCTGCTTCCAAACAACGCCGGGCTCAGCTGTGGCAGGCGTTCAACATGCAGCGCAAGCAGGACAAGCGTCTGCTGCCGTACATGATCGGCGCGTTCGTGCTGATCGTGGCCGTCAGCGTCGCGGTCGGGGTGTGGGCCGGCGGGCTGACCATGATCATGATGATCCCGATCGGTCTGCTGCTGGGCGCGCTGGTGGCGTTCATCATCTTCGGCCGCCGGGCCCAGCGCAGCGTCTTTCAACAGGCCGAGGGTCAGACCGGCGCCGCGGCCTGGGTGCTGGACAACCTGCGGGGTAAGTGGCGGGTGACCCCCGGGGTGGCCGCAACCGGACATTTCGATGCGGTGCACCGGGTGATCGGCCGGCCCGGCGTCATTCTGGTCGGTGAGGGTTCGGCGACGCGCGTCAAACCGCTGCTCGCGCAGGAGAAGAAGCGCACGGCCCGGGTGGTCGGAGAAGTCCCGATCTACGACATCATTGTCGGCAACGGTGACGGCGAGGTCGCGTTGGCCAAGCTGGAGCGTCACCTGAATCGCCTACCGGCCAACATCACCGTCAAGCAGATGGACACGCTGGAATCACGGCTGGCCGCCCTCGGTTCGCGGGCCGGGGCCGCCATGATGCCTAAAGGGCCGCTACCCAACTCCGGAAAGATGCGCGGAGTGCAGCGCAC
This genomic stretch from Mycobacterium paragordonae harbors:
- a CDS encoding flavodoxin family protein, which gives rise to MTASVFHDVKKEGPLYALFLNCTLKKGPEVSNTEALCNLLIERLRAHEPDIETEIVRVVDYDVKPGIGNDEGDGDEWPVILEKVKRCNIIVPAMPIWMGVRSSVMQRVIERLDGTTKTVMCERTGQFPLYGTVAGCVVTGNEDGSHDCVANTFANLLHFGVTVPPNTDLYWVGDAGPGASYIEAGGELSPYVRRNAELTALNLLFGAKLLRDNPYTINIARHNAIMMQRNEVKAAAMKLAIGYLRENMPD
- a CDS encoding RraA family protein gives rise to the protein MGLAELVAGLGVADVVDAMTMTHQHRAHIIELDSPDPSRVLIGPALTISYLPVRKDLMDPEKHSLGPAIYRAVGTHDPAGAVLVMASNGYPHTSLGGGTKLSRVENLGMAGILADGMLRDYEELNTYRFATYSRGETVRAGGNEIQPYLADVPIAVGGVTVVPGDVIFAKGSTAVVIPGAQAEAILTRARNIMHKMDAVKETLKNEDPATVLSQGSGEL
- a CDS encoding DUF1622 domain-containing protein codes for the protein MNLLQIVDHVGSAIDVAGVSVIVIGCVIACSLFLTRVAREPGQAYRDLRNNLGRAILIGLEFLVAGDIVKTIVVTPNTQHVAALAGVVAIRTFLSLSLTVEMTGKWPWREADSKAQAG
- the lipB gene encoding lipoyl(octanoyl) transferase LipB, with translation MTGSIRSSAAPIDVRQLGTIDYRDAWQLQRELADARVAGGPDTLLLLEHPAVYTAGRRTEPHERPQDGTPVVDTDRGGKITWHGPGQLVGYPIIGLAEPLDVVNYVRVLEEALIQVCADVGLETGRVDGRSGVWVPGGPARKIAAIGVRVARSTTLHGFALNCDCDLASFTTIVPCGITDAGVTSLSAELGRRIAPDDVRTAVAIAVCEALDGLLPVRDHLAGRVASTT
- the lipA gene encoding lipoyl synthase, translating into MTVAPQGRKLLRLEVRNAQTPIERKPPWIKTRAKMGPEYTELKSLVRREGLHTVCEEAGCPNIFECWEDREATFLIGGDQCTRRCDFCQIDTGKPAELDRDEPRRVAESVQTMGLRYATITGVARDDLPDGGAWLYAETVRAIKELNPSTGVELLVPDFNGEPDRLTEVFESRPEVLAHNVETVPRIFKRIRPAFTYQRSLDVLTAARDFGLVTKSNLILGLGETPDEVHTALADLHAAGCDIVTITQYLRPTARHHPVERWVTPDEFVEFARFAEGVGFAGVLAGPLVRSSYRAGRLYEQARVARTSASG
- a CDS encoding DUF4191 domain-containing protein is translated as MAKSRTAAENKAAKAEAAAARKAASKQRRAQLWQAFNMQRKQDKRLLPYMIGAFVLIVAVSVAVGVWAGGLTMIMMIPIGLLLGALVAFIIFGRRAQRSVFQQAEGQTGAAAWVLDNLRGKWRVTPGVAATGHFDAVHRVIGRPGVILVGEGSATRVKPLLAQEKKRTARVVGEVPIYDIIVGNGDGEVALAKLERHLNRLPANITVKQMDTLESRLAALGSRAGAAMMPKGPLPNSGKMRGVQRTVRRR